The Halarsenatibacter silvermanii sequence TTTTCGCTCCCGCAATCTCTTCAAAGGCTGCTAGCATTGCATCACCGGTCACCTCATAATGCCAGAGATGATTTCCCAGTTCATCGAACTGATTGAATATCCTGACATTATCTCTCTCCTCTTTGAGCTCCCAGCATTTATCAAAAATTTCTTTGATATTGCTTTCCGAGCCGGGAGTGCTGATAACTTCATCGGCCACGCCGGCAAGCCAGTCAAATCTCTCCTGACTCATCCCTTCGGGCAGAATGGCTATTGATTCACAGCCCAAAAGCTCGCTGTTGTATGCACCTCCACGGCAGTAATTGCCGGTTGAAGGCCAGACAGCCTTTTCTCTGGTAGGGTCGAATTTTCCTGTGACAAGTTGAGGAGCCAGACAGCCATAAGTTGCTCCTACTTTGTGAGCTCCGGTCGGAAACCACTTGCCCACCAGCGCAACGATTCTGGCCTCAACGCCCGTCAGTTCACTCGGCAGTTCTATAAAGTTGACGCCGTCATAGAGTCCGCCTGATTTAACAGCCTCATTCTTCCAGGTTGTTCGAAAAAGATTGGCAGAGTCCATCTCCCAGAGATCGGTATCTTTGAGATTTTCCTTTATTGATTCGGGTATCTTTTCCGGGTTTTTCATCTGTTCAAAAGTCGGCAGTATCACACCTTCATCTTTCGCTCTCTTTACAGCCCGCTTCAATCTATCCTTCTTGATTTCGAGATCGATCATCACTTATACCCCCTTGCTTATTATCAGCTATCTTCAATCACACTTTATAAATTCAATAATAGTTAATAAACTCCTGCCTGCGGCGAGAAAAAATAGAGCTTTAATAATAGGTTCTTCCTGGAAAATAGATCTTTATAGAGCAGGACCAGCCTTTGAGGGCTGGAACCTCTCGTCAAACTGCGCATACGGTTTTCCCGTAAACAGCTTTCCCGTAAGGGTTATACCTCGGCTTATCTCTGCCGGTTACGCGGTTACGGCAAGAACCATCACAGACCTCCCCCGGTCAATTATTCCACCTTATTGCCATTCCAACCCTAATCACACCTGCAAACCCAGCATAATTGCATGTTTCTTACCCTGTCATTGTTGACTTCTACATTACACATGCAATAACATGGATAGGACTTTCACCTATGATCAAAATAATTTACAGAGCACACCAAAGAAAAAGCCCCACCTCTTCAGAGAGAGGAAGGGCTTATTTCTTCACTTTTTTTCAAAGTAATCTACCAGCTTACTTAAAATGTAAGAACTTTATCTGCAGATTCATTGATAACCAGCAGTATTTCCTGCATGTTTATCCTCCCTGCAGATTTTCTCATAATTTTTCATCTTAAAATTCATGCCTTATTCTTCTATATTTTCGATCATGATCAGGACCATTTTGAACTTTTCGGGAGCCCTGACGGAATGAGGTATATCCGCGGGCATCACTATCATTTCACCTGCTTTTACTCTATGAGTTTCGCTCCCTATGGTATATTCCCCCACACCATCGATAACGTGAACCATGGCTTCGTGAGGAGCGGAATGCTCGCTTAAGTTCTGACCTTCATCAAAAGCGAAAAGTGTAACTGTTCCAGTATCCATATCTATGACGGTTTTGCTGACAATAGAATTCTTCTGATATTCAATAGTTTCCTGGATATTATAGACTGTAGAATCTTGCATTAATATAACCTCCTTCAGCTGGAATAATTTTTACATCTCTGCAAATACACCCTCTATATCCTCCACAAGTCTTTCCACTTCCTTAAAATTCTCTCCGGCAGAGGTATAAGTTCGTCGAAAAGCCTGCGGTCCCAATCAATGACCCCCACAGAATAAATATCTTCCACAATTTCTCTACAGCTCATATTTTAACACCTCTTTTTAAATATTTCATGAAAGCTTAAAATGGTTTTGCTTATTATAATGTAATTATCCAATTTGGAATTCAATTCCTGCAAATTAAATACGGATCTTCTTGTCTTTAGTTGTTTTATAGGTGTGTCAAAAACCTCATTTAGTTGTACTGCAAGATATAAAGCTGCGTTCGTAATAAAATTTTTCGGAAGGAGGAACTGGTTTACACTGGTTCCGGCATGGAAAGGGGAGAAATTCATGCCAGGTATTGATTACAAATTGGCTGCCATGCTTATATCCAACATCAGAAATATTGATCGCTTCGATTCAGCCGATGAACTGACAAAACATGCTGGCCCGGTGGATATAATTTATGCTCTGATGAGGGATAGATCGGTTTATCAACCTCCAAAGATGACTCAACTTGATGTATTAAAGCGTTCTGGCTGATAAAATTTAACCTGTATCAGTTCGACAACCTAAGACTTAAACATAAAATTATGCAGCATTTTCTTTTCGATTAGATTAAAAGACAACTTTTTTTAGATCTTCAAAGAGGGAATATACTACCGGTACATAGATTAGCAGCAGCATGGTCGAGGAAAACAGCCCTCCAATAGTAACTATAGCCAGAGGAGAATACTGTTCTGTGCCTACAGCCAGCTCCAGTGCCAGTGGAGTCATACCGGCTATGGTTGAAAACGTGGTCATCATTATCGGTCTATAACGAAGCCGGGCTCCCTCGCAAATAGCGTCGAATACATTGTCATAATTTTTCTTTTCCATAATGAAGAACGACATCAGATGGATAGCGTCATTTACTGCTATTCCGGAAAGGAGAATTATTCCCATTATAGCCGGCATCGAGAGATGAGTGCCGGTAATTAATAAAGCAGCCACTACCCCGATCAATTCCAGTGGCAAAGAAATCATAATGGTTATTGGATGTATAAATGATTTGAATTGAGCTACCATAATCAGATATATAAAAGCTACAGCAAAAAAGAGACTTATCAGCAGTCTTGTTTGAGCTTCCATCATGTCCTCCTGCTCACCAGTTATTTCAGCCGTATAACCGGCGGGCAGCTGATAATCATCCAGCAGAGAAGAAATGTCTTGATTGACCATGCTCAGCGACCTTCCGTGATTAAAACCCAGAATATCCAAATGATATCTCAAATCTTTACTCGTGACCATGTTAGGACCTTCCACTCTTTCTATCTCCGCCAGTTCACGTAAAGGTAAGTTATCGCCTGCAGGAACAATTATGATCAGATTCTCCAGATTTTCTTGCGAAGCCATCTGTTCCTCTCGATACCGTACCATTATCTCCGGATCTTTCTGTTCTTCTACTTTAAAGTCTGTATCCGCTTCAATACCTGACACAGCCGCAGTTATCTGCTGCGAAATCTCATCTGTGCTAAGCCCTACCTCAGCCGCCTTAACTCTATCCACATCTATCTGATATTCGGGGTAATCGACATTCCAGCGCAGATTGATATTGGTAGCTCCCGGCACCTCTTCTATATCACGAACCAGATCTTCTGCTATAATCTCCAAAAATTCAGGATCTTTTCCGCTCACTCGAACCACTAACGGCGCCTGAGTGGTGCCTATGGCCGTAGCTCCTTCTTCCTCAACAACATAGGACTTTATACCCGGCACTTCGGCTATCTTTCTCCGTAGATCAGCCTGAATATCCCATATTGATCTTTCTCTCTCGATTCTGTCCGTTAGAGTAATTGAGAAAAAAGCCTGCTGTACGCCTTCAGCCCCCGTGACAGCCTGAGTTCCCGTACCAGGTTCGTAACCAAGTTGATTAGTATAGTTTACGATTTCGGGCTCTTCTTCTATAATTTCTTCTACCTCTTTTGATATTTTTTCCGTCCGGGTCAGGGAAGATCCCGGCTCTGTTTCCAGAGAAATATAGGTCTGGCCAGTGTCCATCGTAGGAGTCATTTCAGATCCTAGCATCGGGAAAACATTTAAAGTTATTATAAGCAGCACTCCCCCTACTGTTAAAGTTATTGCCCGATTGCGCAGGGATTTCCGTAGTAATAACAAATAAAGCTCGCGGCTTCTGGCAAAAAGTCTTCTAAAACCTTCCAGTAGATATCGCATAAGATTAAGCTTGCTCAGGGCAGTCTTCTTGAATTTTTTCAAATTCAAAACTACTGATAAAAGCAAGGGAACTATCGTAAATGAGCTCAGCAAGGATCCTGACCAGGCAAACAGCAGAGTCATAGACAGAGGTCTAAACATTTGCTGGACAAAACCGCCGATAAACATAACTGGCATCAGCACAATCATTGAGGTCGTGGTTCCAGCGGTGACTGGCAAAATCATTTCCCGGGCTCCGTCTATAGTGGCATTGAGCGCCGATTTTTGCAGCTCTTGATAATGTCTGTTGACATTTTCTATCACAACTATGGAATTATCGACCAACATACCTATTGATAAAATAAGAGCTGTCATAGTGACTGTATTTAAGGTTAACCCTGAAGCCTGCATCAGTGCCAGAGTCATGACAAAAGTTGTGGGAACTGATATGATTACTGCGGCGGTATTTCGCCAGCTACCCAAAAACAGCAGCATTACTATGAAGGTCAAAAATATACCCAGAACCAGCGTTTCTCCCATGTTGTATATGGCCAGCCTGACAAAATCGGATTGATCATCTGTTATTTGTAAGTTCAATTCCGGAAAATCTTTTTCTAGCTGGGCGATTTCTTCTTTCAGATCATCGACCACCTCGATGGTGTTGGCATCCTGTTGTTTCTGGATACTTAAACCAGCAGTTTCCTCTCCTTCAACTCTGAACTTGCTTCTAATATCAGCATGGCCGTCTTTTACTTCCGCGACCTCCCGCAGATAAACGTTTCCGGCTGGACCTGAGTCTATTACCAGTTCTTCAATATCAGCATAGTCTTCGTACTTACCGACCGATCTGATTAGATACTCTTCTTCCCCACTGGTCAGTTCACCTCCGGGTATATTTAAATTTTCCTTATCCAGTCTACTGACTATCTGACTCACCGGAATATTCAATGCATTGATTCTATCGCGATCGACCTCTATTTGGATCTCTCTAACTTCGCCTCCAAAAACATCTATACTGGCCACTCCGCTAACAAGCTGCAGCCGATTGCTCAATTCATTATCGGCCAGAGTACGAAGGTATTCACTGCTAAAAGGCCCGCTCACTGCCAGAGTAAGCACCGGCACATCGGCAGGATTGAATTTTTGTACCCGGGGTTCATCTATATCCTCAGGCAGATCATCTCTAATACGGTCTATTACATTTTGTACTTCCACTGCTGCTACATCCAGATCTTTATCATAATCAAATTCAACCATAATTCTAGAAGTGCCCTCAAACGCTTCGGCATTTATACTGTCCACTCCTTCTATTGTTCCCAGCTCTTCTTCCAATGGTTCGTTCACCTGTTCGGAGACATCCGTGGGGGATACACCTCTGTAACTGGTCTGTATGTTGACTATGACCGGATCGAGATCGGGATTGAGCTGGATATTAAGGCTCAAAAGAGCTGCTGTTCCCAGAAGAATAACTGCAAATAAGGCTGCGACAGTTGTATATTTTTTTCTTACAGCTAGATTAACGAGATCCATATTTTAATTCCCCCACTCATCTTCGTCGCGAAGGTAAATACTAACTCCATCTCTCAACTCTTCGATATTGCTGGTTACAATTTCTTCTCCTTTTTCCAGGCCTGCCTTAATTTCGACTCGATGGCCAGTATCGAGCCCGGTTTCAACCTCTCTTCTTTTCGCCTGACCATCTTTTATCACATAAACATGCGGAGCTTCTTCGAAGAAAAATAATGAATTGCGAGGAACTGTGATAACATCACTTCTGGATTCTGGATAAAACAGAACTGAAGTGTACATTCCTTCTTTTAACTTTTCGGGAGGATCTTCCAGTAAACTCACAGTAACTTCTGTCGTTCGCTGGTGAGGGTCTGTCAAAGATTTGAGGTTAGTAATTTCCCCGGTCAGAGGCTTTTCACTTAGGTGGGGTATTTTCACTTCCACTTCTGTATGAGTATCTATATCGGTAAAGTCTTTCATCCCCAGCTTTGAAGTTATTACAAGATTATCAGTATCAGCAACTTCCAGAACGGGTTCTCCGGGATTTACATATTCTCCCGGCTTAGGAATTTTATCAATAACTTCACCGTCCAAAGGAGATTTTAATACCGTGTAAGAAAGTTGCGTTTCGATCACAGCCAGTTCGCTGCGGCTTTTTTCCAGCTTGTTCTTGTACTGTTGAATTTCTGTCTCGGCCATACTGACGGCTATCTCCGCTCTTTCCACAGAAGCCTCTGCCTTTATATATTTAGCTTCGGCAGCGGCATGCCGAGTTTCCGTCTCTTCCAGTTCAGCTTTTGAAATGGCATTATCCTGATAAAGACGTCTGTCAGCTTCCAGATCTCTCTGCCATTTTTCGTAATTGCTGCGGGCTTCGCGCAAATCTGCCTCAGCCCCTTTGAGATCACTTTGTTTTTGACTAAGAGAGGATTCCGCCATTATAATCATCAATTCAGCTTCTTTAACCGAGGCTTTAACCCCTTGTTTTCTGCTTCTTATTTCTTCATCATCCAGTCTGACCAGTTCCTCTTCTGCTGTTATTCGATCGCCTTCTTCTATAAGAAAATCATCTATCTCCTTAGCAATCCGCGGAGATATTCTAGTTCTATTCTCATATTCTGCTGTCCCACTGTATCTGTAAATCCTCCGCAAATCTTCTTCAACCAGAGTTTGACTCATAACTGGAACTCCCAGATCATCTTTTTCTTCTATTTCCACAGGCCTGGTTCTTATTCGTCGAATTCCAAGAATAGCTACGGCTCCCAAAGCTATTATCAAAACTATGATAGCAATTTTCTTAATTTTTCCCTTCACTGAATTCCCCCCTAATTTTTTGAAATCAAATCCGAATATATCTTCTGCATTGCGCCCAGCAGTTCAATTTTTTTGCGGCCTAACTCATATTCGAGATTTATTTTTTCCATCTCGGCCTCGGCCAGAAGACTCCGAGCCGCCAGAAGCTCACTCTCTGTGATAGCTTCTTTTTGCCAGCGAGTTAGAGCACTATTATATTCCAGTTCCGCTCTTTCCAGATTGGTCGCGGCTATCTCCACGTCTGTCCGATGGCGAGAAATATCGTACAGCAGACTTTCAATTTCGATCTCAATACTCTCGGCCAGATAATCAGCTCTGATTTCATGTTCCTTTTCTTCAGCATCTGCTTCCGCTATATCCGCCTTCCGACGACCTCCATCAGAAAATTCATAAGAGATCCCAGCTGTAATTTCCCAATCATTTTTCTCTTCAAACGGGTCTTCCAGAACATCTTCGGTGGTCAAATGCCCCTGCATACTAAGTTCATAATTGCTATCCAGCGAGGCCTGCCCTCTACTACCATCATTAAAATTATATTCCCCGCTGAGAATCAAATCAGGATCCTTTTGAGAGCTTATATATTTAGCTTCCTTTTCAGCCAGCCTGGCTGCCAGCAACTGGTTCTGAAAATCACTCCTATAATTCAGC is a genomic window containing:
- a CDS encoding efflux RND transporter permease subunit; the encoded protein is MDLVNLAVRKKYTTVAALFAVILLGTAALLSLNIQLNPDLDPVIVNIQTSYRGVSPTDVSEQVNEPLEEELGTIEGVDSINAEAFEGTSRIMVEFDYDKDLDVAAVEVQNVIDRIRDDLPEDIDEPRVQKFNPADVPVLTLAVSGPFSSEYLRTLADNELSNRLQLVSGVASIDVFGGEVREIQIEVDRDRINALNIPVSQIVSRLDKENLNIPGGELTSGEEEYLIRSVGKYEDYADIEELVIDSGPAGNVYLREVAEVKDGHADIRSKFRVEGEETAGLSIQKQQDANTIEVVDDLKEEIAQLEKDFPELNLQITDDQSDFVRLAIYNMGETLVLGIFLTFIVMLLFLGSWRNTAAVIISVPTTFVMTLALMQASGLTLNTVTMTALILSIGMLVDNSIVVIENVNRHYQELQKSALNATIDGAREMILPVTAGTTTSMIVLMPVMFIGGFVQQMFRPLSMTLLFAWSGSLLSSFTIVPLLLSVVLNLKKFKKTALSKLNLMRYLLEGFRRLFARSRELYLLLLRKSLRNRAITLTVGGVLLIITLNVFPMLGSEMTPTMDTGQTYISLETEPGSSLTRTEKISKEVEEIIEEEPEIVNYTNQLGYEPGTGTQAVTGAEGVQQAFFSITLTDRIERERSIWDIQADLRRKIAEVPGIKSYVVEEEGATAIGTTQAPLVVRVSGKDPEFLEIIAEDLVRDIEEVPGATNINLRWNVDYPEYQIDVDRVKAAEVGLSTDEISQQITAAVSGIEADTDFKVEEQKDPEIMVRYREEQMASQENLENLIIIVPAGDNLPLRELAEIERVEGPNMVTSKDLRYHLDILGFNHGRSLSMVNQDISSLLDDYQLPAGYTAEITGEQEDMMEAQTRLLISLFFAVAFIYLIMVAQFKSFIHPITIMISLPLELIGVVAALLITGTHLSMPAIMGIILLSGIAVNDAIHLMSFFIMEKKNYDNVFDAICEGARLRYRPIMMTTFSTIAGMTPLALELAVGTEQYSPLAIVTIGGLFSSTMLLLIYVPVVYSLFEDLKKVVF
- a CDS encoding efflux RND transporter periplasmic adaptor subunit — translated: MKGKIKKIAIIVLIIALGAVAILGIRRIRTRPVEIEEKDDLGVPVMSQTLVEEDLRRIYRYSGTAEYENRTRISPRIAKEIDDFLIEEGDRITAEEELVRLDDEEIRSRKQGVKASVKEAELMIIMAESSLSQKQSDLKGAEADLREARSNYEKWQRDLEADRRLYQDNAISKAELEETETRHAAAEAKYIKAEASVERAEIAVSMAETEIQQYKNKLEKSRSELAVIETQLSYTVLKSPLDGEVIDKIPKPGEYVNPGEPVLEVADTDNLVITSKLGMKDFTDIDTHTEVEVKIPHLSEKPLTGEITNLKSLTDPHQRTTEVTVSLLEDPPEKLKEGMYTSVLFYPESRSDVITVPRNSLFFFEEAPHVYVIKDGQAKRREVETGLDTGHRVEIKAGLEKGEEIVTSNIEELRDGVSIYLRDEDEWGN
- a CDS encoding transposase: MPGIDYKLAAMLISNIRNIDRFDSADELTKHAGPVDIIYALMRDRSVYQPPKMTQLDVLKRSG
- a CDS encoding cupin domain-containing protein, which produces MQDSTVYNIQETIEYQKNSIVSKTVIDMDTGTVTLFAFDEGQNLSEHSAPHEAMVHVIDGVGEYTIGSETHRVKAGEMIVMPADIPHSVRAPEKFKMVLIMIENIEE